GGAGGGTATTTCTGAAACCCTAGAAACCATTCTCAGCAGTCTGGCATTGGGCAGAGGGGGTGTTGCCTGAGTGTTTCCAGGGAGCCACAGCATCACCGCATTGCTGCAGGCTCACCCTGTGGACCCAACATTCAGTCAGAGGCTGGTGTCAACCAGTTGCCCAGGCTCTCGTAGCACCTGCTTCCTTCTGTTTATAACATTAAGAACTTTCTTCCTGGGACCAAGATGCATGTGTATACTCTGAAGGTCCTCATCAGAACAAAGCAGCAAAGCTTCTAGATCAATCTGCTCTCTCATGAAAATGGGAAGGAATTCTTCCAGATGATGAGACTGCAGAAATACTTCCAGAGGAGTAGCATCAACCAcatcttcctcccaccccacttcATCCTCATCCCAAGGCAGATCATCTTCATGactgttttcctctccctctttatCTGCCTCAGCTTCATCAACCTCAGCTGCTCCTTGTCTCTGAAGCAATTCACTGCACATTTTAAACTCCAACCCCCTTTTTATGTCTGACATGTCTTCGGGACttgatattttgttctttctaaaaaCAATATTTCCTAGACCTGGACGGTTGAGAATGGATTCATGTTGCACACATCCATCATCCTCTGCTGAGAACTGGGGCTTCTCTTGGAAGTCCCCTGAGAAtgcatcttcttcctcttctctgaacACTTCCATCACATTCCTCTGCCCACTTCTGCTCTCTTTCCCTACCTGCTCTGCTGTATCTTTGTTCTTCTTGAGCTTTAACTTGAAGGTATCTTTAATGCCCTTAGACAGTGACCCAAATGTACCAGAAGCAGAAGCATTTGCAAGGGATGACCTGGAGAATGTGCCATTGGAAGAAGAAAGAGTCCCAGATTCTTCCTTGCTATAGTTGCGAGCCATTTTATTTTGGTGCTTCTCCTGGAGCCTCTCACATTCTTTGATCTGCCTCCTAGCATTTTTCTGAGCCTGCTCCTTCAGCCTGGTAACTTTCTTGGGGTTCATGATATTCTGGGTAGTGGCAGCCTTATCCAGGAGAGCAACACATTCATTTTGTTCTCTGCTGGCAGCAGCATCCAGCGGAGACTGTAAGCTGTTGTCCAGGGCAAAAATGTTGGCACCAAAGTTAACCAGGAATGAAACACAGTGGGTATGACCATTGGAAGCTGCATAATGTAGAGGAGTATTTCCCCACATGTCACATCTATTGGGATCCCCTCTAGAagagaaaataccaaaaatatatataaaaacatttttttcttagaacatggggtccaaaacaaaacaaaaatgaacaaaatacattttattttattttattttttttaaaatacattttaattaatccTGCCTTAGCATTCTAAAACTTCTGAAAGTCCAGATATGTCACATCTATCTAGACATCACATGATCAGAAACAAAAGCTCATCcccttttgtctcctttttagaagaaaagctttccaaGAACACCCTCAAAAAGCAACTTTCATGTCTCATTGTCTGCAGTCGATCATGCCTATAAGAGAAATAGagctatcattttaaatttaagttgatTACCCTGCAGCTAGGAATAAGATTACctagtggtgtgctggtaaatgctTAACAACTGGAGAAAAGATCGAAGTTCTGATTTATAGCATGTGCCAATATTTGTGTTGTAAATACACCCACCATGACAAAATTCAAGCTACTAATGTGATAAGACAGGACATGGAATTTGGAAGAGATGTCCAAAAGCATacctttataaattatttccaccatatatgtagatataatagatatgcaaaacTTGAAGAGTATAGATAACAGTAAAATGTACtcaaataattaggaagtgataatttttgagtatttaaaaatataatttgttaagTCATAAGtttaaatacctttatttttaatcatgacTGTTTAATGGACTCTCAGACTTCCTGAAAATTTAGCAATCACATCTCATAAACTGGTAAGAGCTGTTTCCTACTCTAACACTGGAGTCACatgtaggaaaataaataataataaacaaaactagGTTCccaccagcaaaaaaaaaaaaagaggggaatgGATGTTAGTTAGGTAGCAAACTGTGTCTGATATAACCATTATTCATATAAAGTGTAGAACATCTCCATTGGTTCTCCAACTCACTTCCATGCAATTACAATGTCATATATGTGAATAGTTCTGCAATAGTTTATGGTGGAATTGAGGGCACTGTTAGATGGTTTTAAGGCTGGAGACCTCATGGCAGCATAGAAACTGGCTCATGGTTGATGCTTAGTAAGCATTCCTGAGATGAATGAATGCCTAATGGAGTCTTGCCCCAGACTACAACCCCAGCCCTCCTGTAAGATGTTGAGTTACAAATAGGCACAAacagaaagtaaagaagtaaCTTGTTGTTAATATGACTCTGGCCCCAAGCCCAAACCACTGCTGAGAACTCTGCTAATACAGGTGCTAAAGGGCATCTTCCCTCACCCTAGACTAGACTCCCAAATCAGGATCTCACTAAACTTCCCCCAGGCTGGCCCCATGGAAGGACAGGAGAGAGGGTCTGAGAAAGCCTCTTGACATTCTTGGGGAGTAGAATGTAGAAACAGACAAGATGATCCGTGCCCTTGCAACTACTACATCAAGGCTCTGTGACCCTTCCACTATTCTGTGCTACTCAAAGTTTGGTCTCTGGATTAGTAGTATCAGTGGCAGCTGCTAGTTTGCTAGAAATGTGAAGTCTTGGACTCCAGCCCAGAtgtcctgaatcagaatctgaagTTTAACAAGATCCCAAGGTGGTATATAGGCTCATTGCAGATTGAGAAGAGCTGCACTGGTTAATGTGGCCCAACCAGTGTCCAATAATTTGATGAGTCAGATTTGTCATTTCTCTGTAGGAACCCCTAATCTCCTCCCATTTTTTCAATTGTGAAGTATCTATACATTCAGTACCATCACCACCAACAACCATCATCATCTCCTTCTTAGAGAAAGACCAGGATAATTATCAGAGGGGTAAAATAAGGCTCCAAGTACTTAACTGATTTGTCCACTGTTGCACAGGGAGCACACTTTGGATCAGGCCTGCCTCCAAGTCTAATAGTCTCCAATACAATACAGCCTTACATTAACACACCTCAGTTTTCCTACTTCACCAGCTATGAGGCCTCAAGTTTAACTTTCATAGGACTCCGCATCCTCATCTGTATGAGTATGAGAATAGTTTTTATGGAATTTTTATGTGAATAAGTTGACATAAAGCACTAGAAAAGTGCTTGATACATAGCAAATCTTCCATAAACATTGTTATCATTTCCCTTGTCTCTAAACTCATAATCCctaatttcatatctttttttctcaCACCCATCTAATAAATTCTCATAGTGCTATAATAGCTCCTGCAACTTTTTAACACTTAAAATCTTACTTAATCTGTTCAACCTTTATGCACCAACCTCCCTGATAAGATAACATGACTCAAAGGGCCAAGCCTATGTCTTTTTGTCCTTTGTATCATATCTCCTAGCAGAAGTCTCAGTCTTAACCTAAAGAAACCAAGCAGGTAAGTAAGCAACTAAATGGAGCCAAAGTCATAGTCGAGTGCAAGTTCCAACAGGAAAGAAGAGCTGTCACTCTGTAGCAACTGACTGCCACCTCAAATAAAAGCAGACACAATATAGTGAGAGCTTCCATTTTCCAAACAGAGCCAGAAATCCACAGTCTCATGTGGgattttttgatttttagatgttggcttgaatttaaaagaaaaatacagtgaagcccaaataaaacatatttgtggACTAGATCCAGCCCATAAGCTGGTAGTTGGCAACTTCACTCTGAGCAGAGAACAGCATGAACAGATGCACATATGGGTGATGTTAAACATGGCATATCTGGGGAATCAGGGGTACATTTCAGCGTGACAGGAGTGCATGGAGATGGGGCAAGAGAAATCAGTGCAAAGAGGaaggtaagaaaatgaaattcaatctaaagcaaatattaaataagaCAGTTCTGTTGGGCAGCCAGTTCCAAGAGGTCTGGTCAGTACTCCTGATTTAATTGCTTTAGAtcaaaggaaacatttttcaGCCTTAGCACAGTTGTATATCTTAGGAGGGCAGTGTCTCACCCCCCAAAGatgtagttttgctttttatttattttagccaaGCACCATATTCAAAAGACTCCTTAAGTACTCTAGACATCAAAGAGGGATTGTAAAAACATCCAAGATGGTACTATAAAGCTAAACAAAAACATACTGGTtaaattttcctgaaattattGTTGGATTGCataacttaaaaaggaaattattgagAGAAGTGAGCTATGGTGGGGATATTAAGGGTATTAAAAAGTTTAGGTTAAATTTACATGCTTTGGGACATATGAAGTAGAATTTTCCTGTCTCAAGGGAACTCAAATGACCCCTCCAAAATGGGAGGAAGAACATGAAGAAAACCTTGAGATGACCCCAAAGATGGGTCTcattttaagaacatttaaaatgcaaaattccaaaatttataaatgaaactgtTGGTAAGATGATTTAAGTGTTTCTCTCATGCTTTTAAGCTATTTTTCACTTgcaaaaattctatttaaagGCAACTTTCCAAGCTTGTGTATAactgaagtaaaaatattttctaatgacaAATTTCATGAGGTCCTTCTGAATTCAATCTTTGTCTTTCAATCCTTGGTGTCTTTTGTACTTCTTGATAGAACCATTACACATACCTGCCAGATATTCATTAACTAATCCCCCTCATTCAATGATCTGCATCCAATATTGATGCTATACGGCTTGCCTGGGCTAAATTCAGTCTAGCATggatttcttttccaatttttttccaaaggagaaactcactgaagagattttaaaataatccatattTTGCCCTTGCTTTTTGGTAGGTCAGCACATTTGGGCAATAATTCTTAAAGCTGGATTGGTATTGTCACTAAATAGGCAAATTGCTTAACTTACTCTGAGCATCTGGtccatttcaattttttgttttggagTTAATTTGATGTTTTGTGTGTGAAGCtgttctcaggaaaaaaaaatagcctttcaaaaatgtttttctacatAAGGAATATTTGGATTTactaataatcaaagaaatgtaaatgaaaacaatgtaCCACCATTTTCTTGCCCATCAGATAGACAAGGattaaaaagaatagtaataCTCAGTTTTGACAAGAGTATGCGAAAATGAACAATGTTGAGGGATCATAAAGTGGCTCAAATTTCCTGGCATGATATGTGCcaaaagcttttaaaacataGCAATCTCTTGAACCAAGAGGTCTGCCTATCCTAAGAATATATCCTAAGGAAGTATTAGGCCCTTGTATGAAGATGAATAAGCAAGGATGTTCATCTCTACTTATTTATGAGTTAAAAGACTGGATTCAAATTTAAGTGTCATGAACAAGcaactgattaaataaattatgataagaCCATAAAACAGAATAGCATGTAGTCATTAAAAAACAGCGGCATAGATTTCTACTTTTAAagttgcaaatgaaaaaaaagtacagtCTATAATCTATTGTTAAATAATTAGAAGCAGATTTCAGAATCGTTTGTAGAATATGATTGTCTTTTGTAAGGgggaaaaatatacatgtatgcaCATGTTCTTAAAGGATATATGCCCAAATGTTAATGACTGTGAAAACTGgtttgatttttactttattaactatatctttctaaaacaatataaaattttgcAATAAGTGTGTGTCCCTTTAAGAATCAGGGAGGAAGATAACTTGcttccattaaaaaatgaaacacacttgacgggatgagcactgggtgtttttctgtatgttggtaaattaaacaccaataaaagttaataaaaaaaaaatgaaacaaaactgaaaaaaatctatgtacaCTTAATaggcaaaatgaaattttgttaatTGGGGCCATTTTCCAAATGTAAGATAACATATGTAATTAttgcttttcatctttaaatcttgaaaagaaagaatacacaATTTTTAACAAAGCCAGATATTGGACATTAATGATTACCATGTGATCCACTGTCAATGATCAATGATGGATTAatttctaaattcaaattttaaagtttCCCTTTTAACTCCCTTAAATTTAATTGGCAAATTGATCTCACACAATTCCTAAGCTATGGTCAATATGGGAACCTAAAAAACTtgtacaagattttttttttcagcttgtgTACTCCAGGGCAACTTAACAGAATGTGGGGCCttaccttcctcttcctccacccaccACAATGTCCAGTCAACTATAATTGATTCTGCATCCGAACTACCAATTAAATCCATCCCTGTCTTCCCATTCCCACTGCCACTGCCATAGTCCAATTTGTCTTTCATCTCAACCATTAAAACAGCCCCTAAACATTTTCTGTGACTGCTATACAGCTACCTGAGCTGTGTGTTtacacaacacaacacaaatcTACCAGGTGGCTATCCTATATAAACCTGATAAACCTGACAATAGCTCCTATGCCTTTAGAACAAAGTTCAACTCTCCAACAGAGTTTACAAAGCTCTTGTGATCCGGCCTTGTCTCTTATAACTTAGCCTCTCCCCTTACAGCCACATCCAGCTATGCTCAACTTCAATGCCTAGACTGCACAGTGCTCTCACTTGGGGGAAACATTCTGTCTTCCATCTTCTGGCCAGCTGCTTCTCACCTTTCAGGTCCCAACTTCAAAGTTCTAAAAAGCCTATTATCAGTCTCTGGATTGGGATAGATTCCTGTGTTATTTATTTagtgctctctctttccccctttgtAACATATATTATACATGACTTACTTAATTTCTGTCTTCATCTCTTAAATCTGATCGCTATGAGGAGAGGAATGGTATCTCTCTTGTTGATCACAGCATCCCCAGTGGCCAGTAAAATGGCTGGCACATTGcagatatatacataaataaatatgtattaaatggaAATTAATTCACTTAGTTCTtttattagcattttcttttttccattctttactCCTGTTGGATTTTGGTTGCCAACACTGCCTAGCCACTCTGGtaacaagcaaaagaaaagagcTAGCTAATTCCTGCATTAGAATTTGGGGGGAGTACAGGGGCATTTGTATGTATCTAATAGCTAAAGAGATAATAAAGTTCAGACAGGCCGAGATTCCCTTTTATAGCTTGAAGCCAACTACTTCATCTAAGAATCATGGGCTTGCATTAGGACTGAATATTAATAAAAGGCTGTGGGATTATAAtggcataaatttaaaaaaataaaataaaaacacatcatTTGTTCCAATCAAGGTTGACATCTTAAAGTCAGGTAGAACAGTGATTCCTTTTTAAACAGCCAACCATTTACATTTcatggaaaagattttttaaaagtgcagaaTTAAAAtagtccccccacccacccaaagcAGATAACAAAGACTTAGAGTTCAGGATCTTTCTATGTGTGGTTCGTAAGGGATGAGCCATCCTCAGGTTGGCAGTTTAGTGTGAAAAGAAAATCTCTAGGtagttttctccctttctctaaaaaagacaattatttaGACAGTCTATAAAGAACCAAATATTTTCACtggcttccctctctctgttgtCTGAAAAAGCCTACCGGAAACATGGTCTCCAATCAAAAGTATCAGATTGAACTTACCCTCGGCTGCAGATTATTTCTAGGGCTTCCAGATTCCCATGGTAGGCTGCCAGGAGTGTGGGAGTCATACCATCCTCATCAGAAAGATTCAGATCTCTCTTGGTAGCTTCTTTCAAGAGTTCCAGGTAGCTATCACTAGCAGCTTGGTGGTAGCGAGTGGACATTTTTTCTGCTCACCAGAGCCTGGCCAGATATC
The genomic region above belongs to Vulpes lagopus strain Blue_001 chromosome 3, ASM1834538v1, whole genome shotgun sequence and contains:
- the ANKS4B gene encoding ankyrin repeat and SAM domain-containing protein 4B; the protein is MSTRYHQAASDSYLELLKEATKRDLNLSDEDGMTPTLLAAYHGNLEALEIICSRGGDPNRCDMWGNTPLHYAASNGHTHCVSFLVNFGANIFALDNSLQSPLDAAASREQNECVALLDKAATTQNIMNPKKVTRLKEQAQKNARRQIKECERLQEKHQNKMARNYSKEESGTLSSSNGTFSRSSLANASASGTFGSLSKGIKDTFKLKLKKNKDTAEQVGKESRSGQRNVMEVFREEEEDAFSGDFQEKPQFSAEDDGCVQHESILNRPGLGNIVFRKNKISSPEDMSDIKRGLEFKMCSELLQRQGAAEVDEAEADKEGEENSHEDDLPWDEDEVGWEEDVVDATPLEVFLQSHHLEEFLPIFMREQIDLEALLLCSDEDLQSIHMHLGPRKKVLNVINRRKQVLREPGQLVDTSL